The window GCAAAAAACCCGTGGAACTTATGCAAGACCTTTATGGCCTGATCTACTACTGGCACCACCAccccacccccccccccccacccccccgagcaagtgtttttttttatatctggtcagtcagtcaggtcagTTTCTCTATTTTGAAAGTTACATAATCAATCTATACTGTTTAAaatgtaatttgttttgtttacatGATTGGAAATCTCTATTGAATTAGATGTACTTTAGCTTTTGTAACTCGTGTTTTGTCCGCGAGAGGGCGTCGCGCTCGCTAATGAATGATATCGCCACAGCTTAGTGACCATACAGTTCCTTTATAAACATTAATATGTCATGGCTTGACTGTCAAATGATACCCCATAACAAACAGTTGGCAGTCGGCAGGgcggaactttttttttttttttttttttttttatttataacaagcgtaggtacaccaaatatttacattattattttctcgccaaactggtgagccagtttgttggcgagctggcgctccttaaaaataactataatctacgtattaaattgtacttatatatgtaaacttatattctaacttataaacttatactcagattaaggattgatcgctgcagcgaaatgaacgctttagagatcaatcctcaatctgaggtaacaaacaaaataaactaaaataaaaaacaaataatgataataaattgataataaattaaacagtaagggggtccctaaggaagtgttcctttaactttttcttaagcACCCCCTCACTGACCTTATTCTCTTCCCTTAACCACTCTATGCCGTTgtaaattttaggtaccaaatatTCACTTAACCTTTCACCGTAGTAGTTACAGACTTTGGGTAACATGAATCTTGTCTTCCTATTACTTCTAGCGTTATCCCTAAGCTTCTGTATGATCGCTAGGCTGTGACGTCGCACGCGCCGATGTTATGGTTATTGAATTTCTAAATCTAATTGTTTTGGTACGTTACATTTTGTTTACTTTCATATTACgattatattgtaaataaaaataaaaatgctttgGATTTGAATGTGTATTGTTTTTCCCTTATCTCTCCCATACATAGAAAGAAGATAAATATAATGAGTAATGACATATTGAgacagatctatagagcgtgctttgaTTTTGCTGAGACTAGACTTTtgccactagattataacatggggttattcaaggggcggaccaacaaagtcctgaaaggccggcaactggcggttcctctggtgctgcaaatgctcatgggcggtggtaatcacatAACGTCAGTtcgttatttttatataaaaaacttgcaGTTTTTGTCCTCCGCAGACAAGTCCCTCGTCTGCTCTAGGCGTTAGACACGATTAAAACGAAAagatttttaggtaggtacgtccagagacaaattatacctactggCCAAAATAtacacgtgtttagtcgacgttagcccgactagtttcgaacccatccagggtcctttttcaagggagtaatcacgtgagtacagccgggacagatattattaagcagagtgaactagaatgaGGGGACtctgtttgatcctgaatctacGATGTCGAACATCAGGatagtgacgtaaaatcaaagaaaaaaccatccaattgcgagtcagactcgcgcaccgagggttccgtactgcagtcgtattttttcgacattttccacgataaatcaaaaactataatgtgtaaaaatctgttttagaatgtataggtaaaccCCTTTCATATGGATAGGTACTCCActgtagtaatcttactttgaaagttgaaaataactttactactaattattagtattcatgaacacattttttttgtgacgttactacaaattcactgttttcgcaTTTTCCccttgtgctacaagacctacctaccaaatttcataattctaggtcatcaggaagtaccctataggtttcttgacagacagaataaagtgatcctataagggttcagatttttcttttgagatacggaaccctaaaaaatagggctacctgcatCAAATGTACTTACATTTCTCGTCTGCCAGTGAAGTCGATTTGCGCAGGGCATAATGGTAATGGTGTTGCTTGGTAAGTAGTCATCTAAATAAAAGacagtaattttaatattagaggagtttaatttacataatattaataataattacaaaatcaTAATACATTCATtgatactaaaaaaatattcaattgaaATTCAATAGTAACATTAACAATtaatttatacagggtgtaaccagaacgctggcaaaagcgaagacaggtactgatgattgtactgatatgatactacaaaacaaaaacgcgacaaaaaatataaaaaaatcctgtaatttgtaaaagtttacaatatattgcaaataaaacagctgactgacgctagaggtctacgaatgttgcgtaagtagaccactctgagtcaatgccgcgtcataggcagggcattgacctgagttttgcactacaaaatgaggcaattggattgtgtttaggtagtataacaataacgcgtttttgctagcgttctggttacacccggtttAACACAAAATTATTGGATTCTTCATTAACCAATAAAACACGTTAATAGAAATAAtgcaaatacttaataatatgttaaaataCAGAGTGCCGTATCACGTGATCATCATGCTTTTTCAATCAACATTTTCAGGCGAGACATAAGAAAACAAGTTTGGTATAAATGGTATAGAGACGCGTACCTAAGTGTAACCTTACGGAacttttgtgcactcatccgtaatttgacggatccgtgaaaaaaatacgaattaaatgtacgtatttgtttgacggccacttcgaagaatcacggatacgaagtgaatacggatgagtgcacaaacgccctaaaagTGATTTAACTTCCGTCCTTCTATTTCCCGAAATACACGCGTAATAAACTAACTATATCAACACTTGCTGGTAAACTCGGCTCTGCTGCttatgctgttagaaagattcgacaggtaactgacgtggaaactgcaaaaattgtgtattttgcctatttccacagtattatgtcttacggagtcttgctgtggggtaaagcggcagatattgggaaaatattcgtaatacaaaaaagggcaatacgtgcaatttataatttaaaaccgcgcgattccctacgagagatatttaaggaaataggtattcttacagtagcttcccaatatatttacaataatataatttttgtacgacaaaacattcacagttacaaaaaaatcagtgattttcacgataggcaaactagaagccgaaataagctagctactcctgcgctccgcctctggaaggtgggaaagtcatttgtgggaatgagtgtaattaatattttataataaaattccacaagcaattttagacttgcctttacacaagtttaaaaaatgtgttaaaaatttatgctcctgaaaaaggcatattatacagtcgcagactatgtaaacgataaaaaaagcttggatttgactcgctccagcaatgcacggggctgcaatggcttgtatagtacggtataataacattgtaaattgaaaaattaaaaagagcaaccgccgaatttcttgctggttcttctcggtaggaacgacattccgaaccagtggtaaattaaaactacctgactattcataagtacttgtaaaaagtttacatgaataaaaaaaacattctattctattctattctaagaatAACAAAGTTAAaatcaatggggccgattctcttgtacacaatctctaaactaaactaaattaactggtctaaatctattgctatccctgtcataatgttgcttgcggaaaaggatagcactagatttagaccagttaatttagtttagtttagagattgtgtacaagagaatcggccctattACTTAttcaatccatacttaatattatcaatgcgaaagtgtgtcttttcatggcctatccgttcaacagGTTTTGAggttaggtacagagatagcatacAGGGATagacatcctggggaaggacataggctacttttgagtccggtaaaattaaagagttccggcggaattttcaaaaaccgaaatccacaaGGAccaagttgcgagcatcatttACTTGGTGCAGACATAGTTTGCTAGGAAACGGACatattaggctactttttatcccagaaggTTGTTCATGTGGATGTATAATTTCATACTAAGCCTACATTCATTATCTCAAACCTCGAATCTGTTTTATCGTTGAATCTGAAAATGATTTACTTCCATAATACTTAATTCTCGAAATCCAAGAGTACCTCAAAAATATTAAGTGacagtttaaaatttcaaaaatgtatCACAATTCTATTTCAGCGGTAcccagagtcgcttaatcgttacttgagtttagttaaaacgagacagagctataaatatctctcacataaatctgtctcgttttaactcaatcttaagtaacgattagcgactctgagtacggcggtgaGTCTGTTTTGTACTTAAAATCTTGTGAATAATTAAGTTATTCAAAATATGCTTAAATTTCAAGGATAGTTTCAACTATTGAAATATAAAACATGGCACAGTATTGTCTACTTCGGTGGCGATCTTCCGTTGACGATAGCAGATGTATTTTTCCACGATCGATTTGCTTTAGGTTTGACGGAGGTAACTTTTTTCCTAACTACCCTCTTAACTGTCACCTCTTGTTGTGACAACAGCTTCCTTTTCGGCTTCACTTTTTTGTCTTCAACAATGAGGGAATCCTCGAAAACGTCTGGACTAGAGTTAGCAGACTTTTCTTTGGTACTTTTGTCGCTTTTGGACTCGTCCCCTATAACAGCACTGACTGGGCTGTCAAATGACACCTGTCTCGGGTTCCGTCTAGGTCTATCTACGGAAGTCTGAGTCGAAATGTTGGCGTGGTTTTTTTTGACAGGCGGTGTTGCTTTGGGTGCCATTTTGGTCTTTTTGACCTTAACAAGCACGGAAGGTTCGGTGGATTTTCTTTTCTTCGCTCTCACGGGAACTTTACGTATACTCTGCTCTTTTCCTATAAatgagaaaagaaaaaaaaaagtgcgtgtaacgtttcatcatgatcaacccatcgccggctcactacagagcacgggtctcctctcaaagttttggccatagtctaccacgctggccatgtgcggattggtagacttcacacacctttgaaaacattatggagaactctcaggcatgcgggtttcctcacgaatcTATAGCACAACTATACCGCTTGCGTAAAACAGATCTACGTCAAATAGTGATGCATGCTGGctggagatgatgatgatgatgatgatgacttggtACTATCACAGAATACTTCATAGTACCTCTCTTCATCTAAACATCTTTTCGTAGTAATTCTTCTGTACTTCTAGGTACAGAAGTTTTACTATGAAaagacatttaaaaaatattgacgacctccctggcgcagtggtgagcgctgtggtcttaagagtgggaggtcccgggttcgattcctggcaggggtttggaattttataatttctaaatttctggtctggtctggtgggaggcttcggccgtggctagttaccaccctaccgacaaagccgtgccgccaagcgatttagcgttccggtacgatgccgtgtagaaaccaaaggggtatgggtttaataaaaactgccataccccttccaggttagcccgctatcatcttagactgcatcatcacttaccaccaggtgtgattgcagtcaagggctaacttgtatctgaataaaaaaaaaaaaaaaaaaaaatcgaatctTACGCCGCAATAAAGTGtaattcagctcgcacagcgTTGCGGCATAAAATTTGATAAAGGCCTCTCTTTTTATCGCATAATCTATTATCTATCTCCCTCCCTCTCTCTCTCATAAGAGATAGAGATACGCGAGCGCGCGCCGTAGGTATATTTCTCCGGTTTAGTAATCAAGTGAGCTCGACCTTGTACTATAAAACACCTTAATAAAAAATGGTGGCCTCAAAAAAGCTATTTGTTTGGCGaccattttaaataaaaatcaatacttataataaaactgtaacaggtcaaattctgtacattgaagatattttgaaaatttttttttcgagggcactctataatcgatacggaacacaaaactgtaatttttttcatttttgtctgtctgtctgtctatctgtctgtctgtctgtctgtatcacggccgcgcatcacgctgaaactactgaatggattccaatgaaacttggtacgatttgaggtcatactatgaggaagaatataggatactttttatcccgaaattcagcatggttcccgtaggagaggggacgaaagttaaaatgtatactgagttgtaattcattaacgcgtagtccgatttcattcattctttttttgttagaaaggggatattttaaagattgttccgtacatatttcaaggtaatcggtttttaaccgactgtcaaaaaggaggtgcttcttttttctacatcgattttttcaaagtttctggaccgatttgcaaatttttttttaaatcaacaaaaaagtttacgtcgtggtcacataaaaaattctggattcaactccttaatcctgatgctgcagggttactgcccgcctgggttatcaagattcaggaagtgttcatagtgaattcatattgtaggtaccaagcaacgacaacaatcccgaaaaatcaaagagttcccgcgggattttaattttaaataaaaatgttaaataaaattttaagaaaaCGCGTCATCTTAGACCACCATCATCACTTTCATCAGGAAAAAAAGATCTCTCAAGACACGACTAAAGAAGTTTTACATCAAAACATTTACCTATGCTTGCTTCATCTTCGCTATTCACTTCCAAGTATATTGTCTGTGGTTTCCTGCCTCTCTTGCGGGGTGAGACATTGTCTGTGGTCGACGGCTCCTCGTTTTCGCTATTTTCATCTGTCATCACTGTTCTCGCCTTTCTGCCTCGTTTCGTTACTTTCGCTTcgccattttgttttatggAATTCTTCTTAAGTACCTTAAAAAGTAAGCACTTGGAATTAAATGTgactatagcttatgctcgcacttcgtccgcgtggactatacaaatttcaaacctctatttcacccccttaggggttgaattttcaaaaatccttttttagcggatgcctacgtcatcataatagctatctgcatgcaaaacttcagcccgatccatccagtagtttgagctgcgcgttgatagatcagtcagtcagtcaccttttcatttaaCTTAAAATCCATAAGGATATAAGCATTCTAACCATATAACGAGTATGATACCATTACAATTTAAAACTTAaacaacataataattaaaaaatcggccaagtgtgagtcagactcgtgcaccgagggttctgtactacagtcttattttttagattaatcttactttgaaggttgaaaatactaattctttgtaaataacaaacacattttattttatttttttgtaatgtaatgaACCAgtgtttttttgtaatgtaataaaggccaagtgcgagtctgacctAAAAACCcttaaccctaaaaattaataaaaaaaataaaaacttatagtacgcagccgaaagtaacgtacattttagaatgacatttcggcattgtatagcgttgtctctgtcactcatatctgtATTACGTTTTGTCAgtttcaacgacagggacaacactctacaaatctgctatctccttctaaaggtcgatgtacatcactttcagCCGCATGCTATACCTTTTCTTTATTCTTCTCTGTACCACTGTCGTTTTGATCTCCATTCACCGTTTTGCTTCCTCTCTTCTTTTGGTGGTGAACTCCAGCTTGCTGCTTCTGGACACTCCTTGTGACTTCAGGTAGGTCTCCAACATTTGCTTGCACTTGGTGTAGTCGATGCGGTCCTTGGGCTTCAATGTGTTGATGTACTCAAAGTATTTTATGAGGGCTTCtgaaatcactacccttattataaatgcgaaagtgtgtttgtttgttggtttgtgggtttgttggtttgtccttcaataacgtcgcaacggtgcaacagattgacgtgattttttttaatctcggaaaatcaaagagttaccacgggatttttaaaaaaaccttactctacgcggacgaagtcgcgggcatcagctagttaagaatAATTAAACTTTAACTAAGACTAATTTTAGGATTATGCAACTGCACAGGATCTGCAGGTCGTTAACACGTTCACTAACCGGGTACACTGCTAGATAGCTTGGTGATCTCCTTCCGGACGTTTCTCATGAAGGCCTCCTTCATCTCCTGCACGGTCTTGGGCTGCTGGAGATTCTTCTCCCAGGGCAACTGTCCTGTGAGCCACTGCAGCATGTTGTAGCCCAGGATCTCCAGGTCACCACGCATTGTGGCCACTGTAAGTGGAACAAAGGCCGATTCTCAGTCATTTTTTAGCAGCAGCAGTCAATGACCAAACCCTCGCAGAGGTTGTCAGACGGAATACGCCTGTGCGTGCACCAATAGTACGCgtgatcgagatggcaatcagggtatgaggcgggggacagcccgcacctgcgctatcccgcaccgggttagcgcgggggctgtgcggggcgtctccaccccgactgccatatcatacctgtcgcgtactataatattcCACTTggatcatatatattttttttaatattagccattttaaatgactaatattcccctttcctctccaactaagcgtcaggcttgtgctaggagtaggtacgacaatagtgcaacgggcggggtttgaaccgtcgacctttcggttttcagtccactcctataccggttgagctattgaggctctatatgggtaataatattatccacTTTGGATATTGGATTGGCATAAACTTTATATACACATTTTTATCTATTATCATAATATCTCTTGGACAACACAAGCAACAAAAAGAGAAGAGTGAAAGAGTTTGGAGAAGGCACACCCTTACCACGACCAACCGCTCGGCGGGAGATCTCCcctggtacggtcgagcctgcacaccgctcccgtactcCACTAAGATCCGCTGCCATGACTAAAATTCAGTTCAAGATTAGGGGGAGATTAGGAATTATGTTATAGCTCACCTCCTAGATGTGCGTCTCTGCTGGTGTACTCGATGGTGCCGTTGTGCGCACACTTGGGGTCGGGCTTGAACTCCTTGTCGTTGATCCGCGTCGCCAGCCCGAGTCCACGAGGTAGGCCTGATGCTCCGTCCCCTTCTTGAGGCCCAGGAGTATGTTACCGCCTTTGATATCCGCGTGCACGTAGCCTCTAGTGTGCACATACTCTAACACGTCTAGCTAcaaacaaatccatactaattataaatgcgaaagtgtgtctgtctgtctgctggcctttcacggctcaaccgtttaaccgattttgaagaaatttggttttgaagatagcttgcatcccagggaaggacataggctacttcttatcccggcaAATttaagtttccacgggattgtaaaaacctaaatccacgcggacgaagtcgcgggcatcgtcggcgggtaataaattactcttttcgattgtcagttgttagatttgtaagatatagggTGATaatattacgcaaacttaaactaaagctacaagggttccaaacgcgcccaggtctgagaagagcccacaacaaactcagccgggtattcttttattactttaaaaccataaattaaacttattagaactaacaaagccgttaagcaactcattcccaagcttgcttatcattcaaataatcctttacatgtaataggattttttaattagtttacgtttatGAAATATGACATATCTCCGCTAGTGTATACACTGAAGCAGAGCGGAGACGAGATGCGGGAATAACGAAATTCTATTAGTTGTTTAAATCATATCTCCTCTCCTCTCATCTCGTATCCGCCCTAGTGGAGTCCAGGCCTAAAGTACAAACCATTTGCAAGCCCAGCAGGAACACAGTATGTGGGGGGAACAGCCGGCCGTTCTGCAGGAACAGACTCCATATATTCTGGCCATACCTCTCCAAACCAGGTACCTGTACTTCTCCCCCTTGAACACGTGTGATCCGTGCCCAAAGTACAGCGGCATACCAAACGTTGTTAGTTTCTTGCTTTCATATATTTTTCGACTGCAAAATACAAAGAGCTCGTACAAGAATCAACTGAGAgatacttaaggtgacgcagtacgctcgaccgaaattgcgGCGCGCATGtgggtaacctgtttgcttttcacctacattgtatgagaaaggtgagagacACAATGATTTTCACCAAAATAAGGAGTGCATATACAGTTTAGGAAAGTGTTTTtgcgagaaaaaaaaattaaatgtatgtttgcaaagtaaagatattcaactattaataaaactatgtcCTAAAGTAAAacttgttttagaattttcacacttctaataattgtatttatttacgccTAAGGGTGGTCATAAATTATGTCTTAAAATAAGAATATTCAAAGCTGGCAACTTTAAAATcactatttttttcaatgttttatatatcaatgaactagataatggcaagacaaaccgatataatacttagttttgagcttACTGTATCAATAATGAAAATCACCTTCCtatgtttgtatgaagaaaacaCTGAACTGAGCCTTCTTAAGAACAAAACTCATACACCCTTACAAACAAACTgattatacatttattttatactataccagctaatgccagcgacttcgtacacatggattaagttttttaaaaatcctgtgggaactcttcgatttcccggataaaaagtagcctatgtcactctgcaggtctttaactatacccatgcaaaaaatcacgttgttccgttgctctgttgcgacgtgattgaaggacaaaccaacaaaccaacaaacaaacacactttcacatttataatataagtagtgatgggtagtgatgaacCACACTGATGAAGAACCACANNNNNNNNNNNNNNNNNNNNNNNNNNNNNNNNNNNNNNNNNNNNNNNNNNNNNNNNNNNNNNNNNNNNNNNNNNNNNNNNNNNNNNNNNNNNNNNNNNNNTTActctaaataaaaaactaaaaatctttGCTAATATAGTGCGGGAAACATTAAGAAAAGTGATGCTGGCAGAGGAGAGGGGATGGAAAACATGGCCGCCGCCTATTTcctatttaaaaatctattcgTTTCCTACGGCAAGTATAGTGTGATACCCAGggaggagacgcaggttcgaatcctgccggttccgcaattgttgatatgtatttaaaattattgtccTTGAATGTAGGTAAACAcaccataaaaaaattataaacacttttaaacatttttgtatAAATTAATGACGTAGAATTAATTGCTGGTTCTAATTCCTACCATGTTCATATTGGCACtcgaaattttcatttcatattttcAAAGTTGAATTCGTCAGTCCGGTCTCAGCCTAATGGTAAATTTTGCTACTGCGAGAGCTTGGAATATGTGTGTCGCAGCCGATAGTGAATTTTAAAGCGTTCGACGCAAGAGCTAAATAGTTAGCCTATGACTACACTAGCGACTTTTCATTTGCGAGTACAAAAGATTACTTATTtgttgataaaattaaatatcctATAACTTAACTTTCCTTACAAAGGAATAAATATATTTGGAAGCGAAGCTTGTTAAAAGACTTTCACAACTTcaagataaactttatctaacgaataaagacgttatgacagtttttgtattgggaatcGGAATTAAGTCTCACTTCATTGTCGCTCCTAATATAAGTGAGCGAGACAGTacaagatttttacacaaacatTTGCTTTTTCGGGTGTTCTGCGATACTTGACTGCTTTTTTATTGTGTGAGTTTCAtttctttttgaagttagaCTTTTTGTCGCGTAGAAAAAGTTGCTAGTGAAGTTTTAGACTTTCTCACATGCAAGCTTGAGTAATTCAATGCAAGTAAAGGGGAAGTCCAGTCAAGTTTGGAAAAAATGGAttctattttttaaacaaatggTGCTACTTTGTTGTTTAGTCAAATGATTGCTTGACCGCGTATCGCTCTCGTACTGTTGACGAAGGGTTCATTCAAATTGTAAGACCTTTCtataataaagtattttattcTATGGCAAATTAGCTTTTGAATACGATCTCACCTGGTACGGGATGTAAGGGCCactacgcacggtcgactagtcgtcCGGCGACCGTGTTAATCTAAATTTATACGGAAATCGTATTGCCTAATCGTACGACGACTTTCATATAAATTTcagattctaacggtcgccgtcgactgagtcgccgggcgac of the Maniola hyperantus chromosome 19, iAphHyp1.2, whole genome shotgun sequence genome contains:
- the LOC117990999 gene encoding LOW QUALITY PROTEIN: nucleosomal histone kinase 1-like (The sequence of the model RefSeq protein was modified relative to this genomic sequence to represent the inferred CDS: inserted 3 bases in 3 codons), which translates into the protein MLRREDREKQEKKERRATRGRKIYESKKLTTFGMPLYFGHGSHVFKGEKYRYLXLERYGQNIWSLFLQNGRLFPPHTVFLLGLQMLDVLEYVHTRGYVHADIKGGNILLGLKKGTEHQAYLVDXGLATRINDKEFKPDPKCAHNGTIEYTSRDAHLGVATMRGDLEILGYNMLQWLTGQLPWEKNLQQPKTVQEMKEAFMRNVRKEITKLSSSVPEALIKYFEYINTLKPKDRIDYTKCKQMLETYLKSQGVSRSSKLEFTXQKKRGSKTVNGDQNDSGTEKNKEKVLKKNSIKQNGEAKVTKRGRKARTVMTDENSENEEPSTTDNVSPRKRGRKPQTIYLEVNSEDEASIGKEQSIRKVPVRAKKRKSTEPSVLVKVKKTKMAPKATPPVKKNHANISTQTSVDRPRRNPRQVSFDSPVSAVIGDESKSDKSTKEKSANSSPDVFEDSLIVEDKKVKPKRKLLSQQEVTVKRVVRKKVTSVKPKANRSWKNTSAIVNGRSPPK